The genomic segment AAAAATTGATAAAATACCAAATTGATTTAAATTAGTTCTATTTCAATTCATTAATCCAAAGgtgttttaaatattcccactattcacacactcttcatatgcccATTTCATCTGGGTCTCTTGTAGTtggaattgtcgattaattgcgattaatgttttttaatcgattaacgcattgatcaattaaagtcgattaatggTTTGCATCCATACTCTCTACTCCGCAGGTGAGTTGGGTGTTGGAGACTGTGGCTGGCTGGACTATGTGGAAGGCATCATGGGGACGgggggtggtgctgctgctgctgctggtgccccTCCTCCTGGTGGCATGTGTTGGGACGTCGTCCAGTGACGAGACCGGGACCGGGAAGACGGCCCAGGAGACGGAGGACCATAAGGGGGGCCCCCCCTCTCCCAAGGCCCAGGAGACGGAGGACCATAAGGGGGGCCCCCACTCTCCCAAGGGCCACAtcacgatggtggtggtgggttgcaCGGGGGACCTGGCTAAGAAGTACCTGTGGCAGGGCATCTTCCACCAGTACCTGAGCAGCGTGGGCAAGGGCCACAGCTTCTCCTTCATCGGCGGAGGCCTGTCGCCCGAGGACAAGGGCACGCCGCGCCTCTTCGACATCCTGGCGGCCCAGACGTGCCCGCCGGAGGTGCCCGAGGCGCGCTGCACGCTGGTCAAGGCCCAGTTCCTGCGGCTGGTGCACTACCGGCAGCTGAGGAACGCAGAGCACTACCAGGTAGGGATGCAAagcgattaatcgactaatcgactttaatcgatcaatgtgttaatcgattaaaaaacattagtcgcaattaatcgacaattcaactgacaagagaccaaggtgaaatgggcatgtgaagaggggtgtgaatttGTGTGAATATTTAAATTACCGAGCACTACCAGGTAGGGATGCAAGCGATTAATCGAACCTTTAAGAGTtttaccgtcacaccggtgtgacgggaatgtttttcgggcagtgaaagttctatagaattctggacgtcattcaatacaatttggaattttagaatcttgcattgttatagaacgcattcttttcatacaatgttcaaaaacccaccctcttaaaggttaatcgactttaatcgatcaatgcgttaatcgattaaaaaacattattcgcaattaatcgacaattcaacctaaaaagagacccaggtgaaaatggcatgtgaagagtgtgtgtgaagaggggtgcgtgaatagtgggaatatttaaaacacCTTTAAAGAAGTGAaatagaactaatttaaatgtggtattttatctagaTTTAGTACGTTTTTTtacgagaaacattgagattacgGGGGGAAAAACGCTgctcatcaattaatcgtaagtcgatcgataacgctatcatcaactaatgattaatgaattaatcgataatttgcatccctactaccAGGCGCTGGGCCGCCACATCTCcacgcagctggaggaggagggcctGGAGGAGGCCGGACGCCTCTTCTACCTCTCCGTACCGCCCACCGCCTACGCCGACATCGCCGAGAACGTGAAACGAAGCTGCCGCCCACCGccccaggggcaggggcagggccagGGGCAGGGGCGGGGCGCCTGGCTCAGGGTGGTGCTGGAGAAGCCGTTCGGGCACGACCTGAGCAGTGCCCAGGAGATGCTGACCCGCGTGGCCAAGTCGctcaaggaggaggaggtgtaccGGATAGACCACTACCTCGGAAAGCAGGTACGCTACACGTGGACATTTCTCAAATTCAAAAATTCTTAACTCCATGTATgtacactagtggtgtggattggcatgccctcacgatccgattcgatcacgattcgggaggtttcgatttgattcgattctatgcgatccgatccaatccgattcaattctacaatgcattgcaatgcattacatttctactgaaagcaaagcaaatgtttaatcagtcatgatgaggcaatacatgtagtcagatactgagcaacaatttattggctgttttgaagtgcttttatttaatttaacattcatttgctcccgaaatatccatggaagtaattgaaacttaaaaaaaatgctgcaccgattctggaacttgccgcatcgattctggatcgtccatgccccgcattggattgcatcgccgagtCGATCATTGTTGACGCCACTAATGTACACCCTTGGTCTACCAACAAAGGCCCACGGGTCAAATCTGGCCCGgtcatggcaaacatttgggcTGCCATGAggacagaacaaatgaaaacataaatgtgtgtgatttttggtctctaaaacttcagtgggtcatatctcccCAAAGCATTcacacagagagttagatcttatgctaacagtctcataacagacattgtcAAGAAGGGAAACGGAAAAGAAAAAAGTCTGTTCTCTTTCCAGATATACTGTACagcttgtttctcattgggtagggtcgttggtttggcccgcagcctcacttgtgctacataatttggcccttggagaaaaataattggagatcaCTGATCTATAGCATTATCGTAAACAATATATGTAacagaaattgtgtttgaccagactTGAATGTACAGTAACTTAAAACTAAACGTACAGATTCAGACAGAAATTATaaggtctttctgtctctctcatacacacacacacacacactcatacactacattttcatattgtcatcaacaataaagacacacacacagagacacacaccacaaatgTCTGATgcttatgggtcatttcacgtgaaatcagacactttgggacccgaccgacacagatttcaatcatacttggtgtgcctgtttagtagttttttgatattcaatttttaatttttccaatatatcataattcatattctgagggttgttgtattccatgctgtttgtgtaatttgtagagccagaaaagagctttcaaatagcaccacagacatctttttgtgacttacactgactgatataatcaaggctgaatgtatactgtcctaccctcatatgtaaacctttgctagtctgtttctcccttaatattggtgtcagattcaaaccaatgcagttctggggtgctaccttgctactaaacaggcacaccaagtatgactgaaatctgtgtcggtcgggtcccacgtctgatttcacgtgaaatgacccttattGAAAGTGtaaacttaaggaagaaaaatccgcactcacaaactgcgtctcatgtcatggtggtaatataaataaataatgagacgcagtttgcgagtgcggatttttcttccttaagttgacgctttttatcttgcacccaaagactttcgttttttccaagaagttgagcgcgtcctttgccaatccttatTGAAAGTGTGGCAGTCTGTTCTGgcacttcattcattcatcgtTGTCTTTCCCAATAGGTTGTGTCTCAGATATTGCCCTTCAGAAAACAGAACAGCAAATTCCTCCAACCTATCTGGAATAAAAACCACATTGACCGCGTGGACATTGTGCTCAAGGAAACCCTGGATGCAAAAGGTATTGTTGCTAAAACACACCATAGATTTTttagtgaaaaaggtaacattttctCTTTTTTAGGGTCATTGATGTTTTTAGTAGCAGGTGTCAGGTGGTACGACCACAGCtattgtaggagcgggaaaggattgtaggagcgggaaaggatctgctattgtaggagcgggaaaggatctgcacactgcttgcaaaagatttaatttattaggagcaacgtttcgatcatagatcttcttcaggcatcttcaaGATGTTTAtgatcaaaacagtctcaaaatacactttgcacagatttggttaaaaatgcccattcactgccattcaaaatttcaagcctgcctattgtgccaccctttaacatcaatcaaatttTCTAGAAATTGACAAGGGAGTTATGatggtgcaaaggaacaatactgcaagagcagagtgggatattccaaagttttcattttcgaggggcgtttgatgcaccctactacTCATGTCATGATTCTACACTGCAGGTCGcagtcaaagggctgtggcttgacagtgttaacagattgctaatttgtaataagtaggcctaggcataattgactaatacctactgggtattttccatagacctaaattaaacaaaaagaacaaaaagaagaacCAAAAAATTGATTTTGTGCCcagtgaatcgattatgtgaatttcgatttgattcgatcgattatcgattaactcgattattttacccagccctccTCATGTCATGATTCCACACTGCAGGTCGCATCTCCTTCTACGACCAGTACGGCGTGATCCGGGACGTGATCCAGAACCACCTGACGGAGGTGCTGACGCTGCTGACCATGAGCGTGCCCCGGAACCTGACGGACTGCTACGAAGTGGACCGCAACAAGCAGCGCGTCTTCGCCTCGCTCCACCGCCTGGAGAAGGGCAGCGCCGTGATTGGACAGTACCAGGCCTACAACACCGAGGTGCAGAGCGAACTGAACAAGACCAAGGACCACTTCAGCTTCACGCCCACCTTCGCAGGTCGGTTGGATACTGAATTATTAGCATTGTGGGTGCTGCTTGTTGCGACTGCAACAGTGTGATGTTattgacagggttgccagatgaggctgatgatttccaggccaaaaacgctgaaaacccgcctagaaggacaaaatcccgcccaattctattgatttctatggcaaaaattggacgggtttttctgctaaatgccacttttacccgcacaaggccatcctaagcagcccaattgggcgggaaacagcccaatctggcaacactggttattGAATATTATACAAGTAGTAGTATACTCCTGCAAATTGAAATGTCTGCTGCACACTTCCATCCTTTTTTATCGCCAGGTTTTTGGTTAGAGTAACTAAAGTATTGCAAAAGCATGTgttgccttacattttaaatttaGCAATATTGTGATGTAATTGTGAttactttgaaaagacagtaacatgtaatcagtaatgcgttacagtttttgagtaacttgcccaacgcTGTTCACTGCGGTCCGTTCTTTcctgaatgaatgcatgaacacatgaacaGAGCAGCGCGCTAAGCCTCCCCACCTTTGAGCTAGCATTCCCCAAGGCTTgcacccatagaggtagaaaataacactgaagaggacacagcaatttgcgacagcactgggaaatggcagctggagcttcccaacttccgtaggtagtgtaggtactctcaggcaatgcaagtcaatggagaacacgcccacccctgtcaagaaattaactaaaactgtgtaaatataaagtaacactttaatcaaagaccagatttgaaatgtcaggctacatatctactgaaatcatatgagtcgataaaatacatttaaaaatcaaataatatattttatgaacatagttaacaacacacttcaactattgtccttgtatagtgtgttgatggacattttcacatgattaagccatttttgacagaggtgagccttgttctccgttaatttccatttctctgatctacctacagataatggccgctacagattgccgtaaaaggggggcgggtcctctctagtgttattttctacctctatggttgcaCCACCCAGGTTTCGAATGCGGCCCTGGGTTATTTGCCATCCCTGcctcatctttctctccacattcgcttcctgtcgctgtTCACtatcctatctgaaataaaggcgataaagcccataaaaatacattgGAAAACACATGAATAGATTTTTGTTTGTCTGACTTGACTGCAggtcagggctgatagtattcaggctccatgcctgatttcaggcttgacagagtttgcaaaaataaaaacattgataataattagccattaggttattctcatCTCGAAAGTGTTACagattcagggttttcttctcaggctatcaggcttgaataatggtcatacataggctattaaatgtttgaataatgtgtcaaaattggcctatgttacgtcactatgcagtatcttgtcgtcgtcgttagagcaggggaaaaagttcaggctcaagatcttttttcaccatcacccctgctgCAGGTATTGCCATCCGCACGTCGATGCCCCAGTACGAgggggtggcgatgatgatggcttatGAATATTATACAAGTAGTAGTATACTCCTGCAAATTGAAATGTCTGCTGCACAGTTCCATCCTTTTTTATCGCCAGGTTTTTGGTTAGAGTAACTATCTAACTAGACTAACTAAGTATTGCAAAAGCATGTGTTGCctttagggctgggttcaaaagatcgaatcgcgatcacTGTCCTATTCTGAAATAAAGGCGATAAAGCCCATAACAATACACATTGAAAAACACATGAATAGATTTTTGTTTTTCGTCTGACTGCCTGCAGGTATTGCCATCCACACGTCGCTGCCCCAGTACGAGGGGGTGCCCATGCTCCTGGTGTCCGGCAAGCGGCTGGACGAGCGTGTGGGCTACGCGCGCGTCGCCTTCAAGAACAACGTCTTCTGCGTGGAGGACCAGAGCAGCGTGAGCTGCAAGCCGCGGCAGATCGTCTTCTACATCGGGCACGGCCTGCTCCGCTACCCGGCCATCCTGGTCAGCAAGAACCTCTTCAGGCCCGGCCTGGTCAGCAGCGCCTGGAAggaggtagggatgcaccgataccacttttttgaaaaaccaatacaagtatgagtacattaatgtgtgtacttgccgataccgagtaccgataccgatacctttttaccaccaaaatacaatgaaaatatatgcatggccttgtttttttccacctgtgatattgttattgtccatttccatgtagatttaaatgttagtaaatgtatgaggtggcacttttttccatgctgctttcaagtccacagaacgtgacaagattttgcattgttttgtgtaatagcagtatcgttcctggaatcggcaagtgcttgacgagtacgagtacgagtataatgagcggtatcgggtgccgataccgataccagtataggtatcggtgcatccctagaaggaggtttacaagtttacaagtttatttatttaaaaagggacagcatatattaccagcatttaaacaaaaatgctaaatacacaagattatagccatgaggctaatttccatcttttgtcccttgacaggtttgatgttccttaaaaaatacaaggttaaaacaaaacttaaaaatacacagttatagtacacagttgtaaaattatagagtcaaatatatttcacacattttaaaaataaattatacaaaatacaattacaagatacaatacccaaataagttaaaaaATACCTGCCAGTACTAGTAGCCTAACTATAAgagattatgttgacagcattgacagTCCAGTAACCACAATTTTAACTGTTTACtgaatgaggtggaggaggagaacgggGACGAGCTGCTGTTCGGCCTGCGCCTGTCCGACTACTACATCCAGACACCCGTGGTGGAGCGAGAGGCCTACACTGAGCTCATCTCGCAGGtaggtcaaagacgtgcaaaatggcattgtcattcagtgtaacggataccttctgctgactgtaacggtaaaaaaaacatgatttttaaaaattgtttcaagtgaatggatgacagcagaggctttcatgaattcactggaaaaaaaataaaaataaaaagagtcatgtttttaacagttacagtcagcagaaggtagtTCCCTCCGAAATGTCTCGAAAATGTTTAtcgaaaaaaaaccctactaaatctaaagATTTTAAtataaaattgagataaaatactaaatTGATCTTTagtccaaaggtgatttaaatattcccactattcacacccctcttcacacactcttcatacagtgccctccattattattggcacccctggttgagatgtgttttttagcttccaattattattatttttctctaaataatatgggaccttaatggaaaaaaaagagaaaaatccaaccttcaatacaagtgcatttattcagtggggaaaaaatcccacataaagaaataattatttgacatcaaataatgtgtgtcacaattattagcacccctgttgttaatattttgtacaacccccttttgccaacaaaacagcacctaatcttctcctataatgtttcacaagatgggaaaagacagaaagagggatcttcagccattcctctttgcagaatctctctaaatcatccagagacctgggtcctctcctctgtactctcctcttcagctcaccccacaggttctcaatggggtcgaggtctggggactgagatggccatgggaggagcttgattttgtgtctggttaaccatttctgtgtagatttggccatatgtttagggtcattgtcttgctgaaagacccagtgacgacccatcttcagctttttggcagagggcaacagattttgatttaaaatgtcctggtatttcaaagcattcatgatgccatgcaccctaacaagcttcccagggcctttggaagcgaaacagccccacagcatcactgacccacccccatacttcacagtgggtatgaggtgcttttcagcatgcgcatctttcgtggcacgccagacccacttagagtgtttgttgccaaaaagctcaatcttggtctcatctgaccaaagcacacggtcccagttgaagccccaataccgctgggcgaactccagacgtttgctttatgattgtgggtgaggaaaggttttctccgtgcatgcctcccaaacagcttgttggcgtgtagacagcgcctgatggttgatttggagactttgtgaccccaggatgctaccatttgttgtaattctataacagtgagctttggagatattttgatttctcttaccatcctcctcactgtgcgtggtggcaaaataaacttgggtcctcgtccaggcttgtttaccactgttccagttgttttgaacttcttaattattcctctcacagtagatatgggcagctgcagttgagtggcaatcttcttgtagcctctgcctgacctgtgaaggtcgacgcacatctgcctcacttgtatgctgtgttcctttgtctttcccatgtttaagagtggataagagaaatggcctcggtgtcacgtcatagttataccccagggaaacaggaagtgatgaattactaattaaatgttcctacatactctggtaaactttgtaaactactgtagaaatgacagaaatgcttcaattatatttatttcctgggaattgttaagggtgccaataattgtggaacaggtgatttaatgaaaaataattattttttagtcagggattttttttattttcctacaattcatttgagttgaaggctacattttcctaaaatgttcagtgtgacagtattcttctgcaataaacactgaatttattttaaggcttttaacacatctcaaccatgggtgccaataattatggagggcactgtatgtccatttcacctgggtctcttgccagttgaattgtcgattaattgcgattaatgtttttttaatcgattaatgcattgatcgattaaagtcgattaatcgattaatcgtttgcgtCCCTACGTCGCAGGTCTTCCAGGGCCGCAGGGAGCGCTTCGTCAGCGCCGACAGCCTGCTGGCATCGTGGCGGTTCTGGACGCCGCTCCTGAGGAGCCTGGAGAAGGAGTTCCCGCGGCCGTACCTGGGCAGCCCCCACAACGCCAACCGACTCGACTTCCAGCTGCACGGACGCCAGCTGCGCTTCACCAGCCAGGACGCGGTCAACCTCATCGGCCAGGAGAACACACACGAGAGCTTCCAGGTCAGTGGGCTggtggaatgtgtgtgtctgtgtgcgtgtctgtgtgcgtgtgtgtgtgtgtgtgtgtgtgtgtgcgtgtgcttgtgcgtgtgcggtCAACCTCATCGCCCAGGAGAACACACACGAGAGCTTCCAGGTCAGTGTAtcaggactgtgtgtgtctgtgtgcgtgtctgtgtctgtgtctgtgtgtgtgtgtgtgtgtgtgtgtgtgtgtgtgtgtgtgtgtgtgtgtgtgtgcttgtgcggtcAACCTCATCGCCCAGGAGAACACAcacgggtcattccacgccaaatcaacaagagcccgcgcacttaggtctcaaaaaattctgaaaatattaccaagtgtacccatggtacttaagagaggcactgtaaatttatttgaatgtaagatgtatactctccgtgttacagccaattttactgggggaggggggtgcccattttgttcacactcttttttttgtcaaagttcacaagcccgtagctcaataactaaaccatgtaggaagctcaaatttggcatgctggtacatagataggaatagtttgttgcaaaactgtcagttttggtctgtatgatcctgcatcgtcatagcattccctcaaagatgatacaaattgtacaggagtttttggctgtgctctgtttaggcctttaAGCTGTAGTTGTAGCACCGCTGCTATGTAACACCATCCATGAAACTAACAAGCAAAAAAACTACCAAATAGTAAAAGACTTTGGCAGAGGTGTTCATATGTTTTGCCACAAAAGCCTTTGTTTAAGGTAGTACACCATCAAAATCTGTGCATCTGAACAACTAACAACAAACTAACAAATATacatcagaaaaaaacataacCTGTTACAATAATCTGTTTAAAAGGCCATTTATTTAGAAGGTCTGTACTATTTTGTTCACAATTTTCTCATTCAAAATCATGTGACTTGTagtgtttgtactttgtattaaataaaatccTGCGTCAGAGTTTTATTTTACAGTattttcagtcagtcagtcattcattcagTTCATGGCAgtgatgggtaagcggttagggcatcagacttgtagcccaaaggttgctggttcgactccagacacgccaggttggtggggggagtaatcaaccagtgctctcccccatcctcctccatgactgaggtaccctgagcatggtaccgtcccaccgcactgctctcttggggcgccattgagggctgcccccttgcacggctgaggtataaatgcaatttagttgtgtgcagtgttcacttgtgtgctgtggtagagtgctgtgtcataatgacaatgggagtttcccaatgggctttcactttcactttcagttagggctgcacgattatggaaaaaattaaaatcacgattatttgggtcaaaatcataatcacgattattaatcatgattattgatttttgctgattaaaaaaatatatatatataacaaaatgaaacataaccaagactgaattatatacgggatgagcaaaataaaatgaattgtaataattatgcaaaaggcaatagcatgaaatttaggtgaacagatttctggccagaaacaccagcctgtcagtatgttctggcttcaaggaggctctcGAAGTTAGGTGaccattgccacgattaaatcccgattaaaatcatgatttcgatatcacgatttatcACGATTTCCGATTATTTtcgatgaattgtgcagccctactttcaGCTCATTGGTTTGTGCGGTGTCTGTTGTCGCAGGTGATGCACGGTAAGTTCCGCGGCGCGGACATGGTGTCGGCGTGGCCAGAGGAGCTGGTGGAGCGTCTGGCCCGAGACATggaggaggcggcggaggaggCGGCGCTGTCCGGATCCCCCTTCCACCTGGCGCTGTCCGGGGGCTCCAGCCCGCTGGCCCTCTTCAGACGCCTGGCGCAGCACCACCACGCCTTCCCCTGGTGGAACACGCACGTCTGGCTGGCCGACGAACGCTGCGTGCCGCCCGGCGAGCCCGACTCCAACTTCCTGGCGCTGCACGAGCACCTGCTGCAGCACGTGCGCCGGCTGCCGTACTTCAACATCCACCCCATGCCCGTGCTGCTCGACCAGCGGCTGTGCGTCGAGGAGGACGGCGGCGCGGGCGTGTACGAGCGCGACATCGCGCGGCTGGTGAACGCCTCCAGCTTCAGCTACGTGCTGCTGGGCGTGGGCTTCGACGGCCACACGGCCTCGCTGTTCCCTGGCAACGCGCTGGAGCCGCACGGCGAGCGGCTGGTCACGCTGTCCGAGAGCCCCGTCAAGCCGCACCAGCGCATGAGCCTGACGTTCGGCGCCATCAACCGGGCGCGGCGGGTCAGCGTGCTGGTCATGGGCAAGGGGAAGCACGAGCTGGTCACCCAGCTGAGCCGCATCAAGGACGCCGCGGACCGGTGGCCCATCACAAAGATCCAGCCCACCAGCGGGAAGCTAGTGTGGTACATAGACTATGAAGCCCTGCTGGGGCAATGAGTACGTTCCCTCGATGTGTCGATAATATGtccctgagtgcgttacaatatgcgaccttgcctcctccacttgtgctcgtctcctcgccccacctcctggcccctcctccgtggagaaaccgataaagtttcccagctgtcagcctagccacaacaacttttcagggactgtttttcattcaccatcccaattgcaaatgagaagaaggctttacaattgagtttttgcaagatattgaaatataatactgtggtcagtgatgtcatcatacaagtggaggaggcaaggtcacatattggaacgcactacCTGTCTGTGCTGACAATCAGATGTTATGTGTTTGTTATTATGTGTGCTTAATGTTTGCTTTTGACCAACTGATAAActcttgatgatggtgttgtatttttttttaattgtttgcaCAAAGGTGAATTTTTAACCGTATGAATGAGAAGGCAAGTGGCTGACGAATGTTACATGCACTTCAACTGAACCACACCTGTTGCACTCAACAGTAGCTCCAGTGTCCTTACAATACAATCAAATGAATGCTGTACAGTCACACCAGGACACACCAGAGCAAAAGCGACCAAAGCCAACAGGAAGCTATCGTCAAGAGCTCATCTCAGAGCTGCTCGAGGTAGTTTGTCAACCTGGGGCATTCCAAGATATGAACATTCTCTTCTTACCTTTCCGTTGTAAATTATTTTGGTCAGCAGCACCCTAAAAGAAGAGAAAACTCctgtttgggtgaagcctgctccaacctttatgaagaTAAGAAACATTCCAAGAGGTTTTCGCCAAACCATGCCAACCATGCTCATTACCATAAAGTGAACTGACTTTTAGCGGACTTCCACTGCAATGAATTCACTATGGTCGATTCCGGTCTGTTCAGTGTCTGCTCGGTTTACATACCATTCGCATTACAATCTCAGGTAGGGGAGGGGGTATTATAGATGTTATT from the Engraulis encrasicolus isolate BLACKSEA-1 chromosome 14, IST_EnEncr_1.0, whole genome shotgun sequence genome contains:
- the h6pd gene encoding GDH/6PGL endoplasmic bifunctional protein — translated: MWKASWGRGVVLLLLLVPLLLVACVGTSSSDETGTGKTAQETEDHKGGPPSPKAQETEDHKGGPHSPKGHITMVVVGCTGDLAKKYLWQGIFHQYLSSVGKGHSFSFIGGGLSPEDKGTPRLFDILAAQTCPPEVPEARCTLVKAQFLRLVHYRQLRNAEHYQALGRHISTQLEEEGLEEAGRLFYLSVPPTAYADIAENVKRSCRPPPQGQGQGQGQGRGAWLRVVLEKPFGHDLSSAQEMLTRVAKSLKEEEVYRIDHYLGKQVVSQILPFRKQNSKFLQPIWNKNHIDRVDIVLKETLDAKGRISFYDQYGVIRDVIQNHLTEVLTLLTMSVPRNLTDCYEVDRNKQRVFASLHRLEKGSAVIGQYQAYNTEVQSELNKTKDHFSFTPTFAGIAIHTSLPQYEGVPMLLVSGKRLDERVGYARVAFKNNVFCVEDQSSVSCKPRQIVFYIGHGLLRYPAILVSKNLFRPGLVSSAWKEVEEENGDELLFGLRLSDYYIQTPVVEREAYTELISQVFQGRRERFVSADSLLASWRFWTPLLRSLEKEFPRPYLGSPHNANRLDFQLHGRQLRFTSQDAVNLIGQENTHESFQVMHGKFRGADMVSAWPEELVERLARDMEEAAEEAALSGSPFHLALSGGSSPLALFRRLAQHHHAFPWWNTHVWLADERCVPPGEPDSNFLALHEHLLQHVRRLPYFNIHPMPVLLDQRLCVEEDGGAGVYERDIARLVNASSFSYVLLGVGFDGHTASLFPGNALEPHGERLVTLSESPVKPHQRMSLTFGAINRARRVSVLVMGKGKHELVTQLSRIKDAADRWPITKIQPTSGKLVWYIDYEALLGQ